One window of Desulfonatronum thiodismutans genomic DNA carries:
- a CDS encoding sensor histidine kinase, producing the protein MDAGESLRSAMEMCAPLAQGKQIRFENNLELSRPQEDAPGGVWVLGDKSRLVQVFQNILENAVRFSPEKGKVTISCRPEGEYVVFAIRDHGAGIPREHQERLFERFYRQDAARSEGNGGTGLGLAICKHIVRHHGGRIWVESTPGEGATFLFTLKAVPPQSRKPEAN; encoded by the coding sequence ATGGACGCCGGCGAGTCCCTGCGCTCGGCCATGGAGATGTGCGCCCCCCTGGCCCAGGGCAAGCAAATCCGGTTCGAAAACAATCTGGAGTTGAGCAGGCCCCAGGAAGATGCCCCGGGAGGCGTATGGGTGCTTGGCGACAAGTCCCGGCTCGTTCAGGTTTTTCAAAACATCCTGGAAAACGCCGTCCGATTCAGCCCAGAAAAAGGCAAGGTGACCATTTCCTGCCGTCCGGAAGGCGAGTACGTAGTTTTCGCCATTCGGGACCATGGAGCCGGGATTCCCCGCGAACACCAGGAACGCCTCTTTGAACGGTTCTACCGCCAGGACGCGGCCCGTAGCGAGGGCAATGGCGGCACGGGCCTGGGGCTGGCCATCTGCAAGCATATCGTCCGCCACCACGGCGGTCGAATCTGGGTGGAAAGCACCCCGGGCGAAGGCGCGACATTTTTGTTCACCCTCAAGGCCGTGCCGCCGCAGAGCAGGAAACCCGAGGCAAACTGA
- a CDS encoding inorganic phosphate transporter: protein MDIVTIVLILAIVGGLLMAFSIGANDAANAMASSVGSRAISVRQAVVIASTLAFVGAVFLGANVAATISRGIINPEMIEDQNVLMLGMLGALLSAGLWVLLATVFGFPVSTTHSIVGSILGFGFVAGGPEVVRWGTMFGIVLSWIISPFFGALLAYLVFSHIRKKVLSARDFVRNAKLWAPFWLAMTVVLVMSSFLLKMPMGKALGINMYAIFGIACVVAAVVWGIGYVVVGRLLHGVEQGPETMEELFRRMQIGMACYMALSLGANDVANAIGPVAAIWVIARTGGLAASAEVPIWLLLFGGMGIAVGVMVLGKRVMSTVGERITLLTNTRGFSVGFGAATTVLMASNLGMPVSTTHATVGGVVGVGLARGFAAVDFRVLGKIVMYWLLTVPVAAFTSVVIFQLLRWFVL, encoded by the coding sequence ATGGACATCGTCACCATCGTCCTGATTCTTGCCATTGTCGGAGGCCTGCTGATGGCCTTCAGCATCGGCGCCAACGACGCCGCCAATGCCATGGCCTCCTCAGTGGGGTCTCGGGCCATCTCCGTACGCCAAGCGGTGGTGATCGCCTCTACCCTGGCCTTCGTGGGTGCCGTTTTTCTCGGGGCCAACGTGGCCGCGACCATCTCCCGGGGGATCATCAACCCGGAGATGATCGAGGATCAGAACGTGCTCATGCTGGGCATGCTGGGGGCGCTGCTTTCGGCCGGTCTGTGGGTGCTTCTGGCCACGGTGTTCGGTTTTCCGGTCTCCACCACCCATTCCATCGTGGGCAGTATTCTCGGGTTTGGATTCGTGGCTGGCGGGCCGGAGGTGGTCCGGTGGGGAACCATGTTCGGCATCGTGTTGTCCTGGATTATTTCGCCGTTTTTCGGGGCATTGCTGGCCTATCTGGTATTTTCGCACATCCGCAAGAAGGTGTTGAGCGCCCGGGACTTCGTCCGCAACGCTAAGCTGTGGGCTCCTTTTTGGTTGGCCATGACCGTGGTCCTGGTCATGTCGTCTTTTCTGCTGAAAATGCCCATGGGCAAGGCCCTGGGAATCAATATGTACGCCATTTTCGGCATTGCCTGCGTCGTGGCGGCGGTGGTCTGGGGTATCGGTTACGTGGTGGTGGGGCGGTTGCTGCATGGCGTGGAGCAAGGCCCGGAAACCATGGAAGAACTGTTTCGACGGATGCAGATCGGCATGGCCTGCTACATGGCGCTTTCCCTGGGGGCCAACGACGTGGCCAATGCCATCGGCCCCGTGGCGGCCATTTGGGTCATCGCCCGGACCGGGGGCTTGGCGGCTTCGGCCGAGGTGCCGATCTGGTTGCTGCTGTTCGGCGGCATGGGCATTGCCGTGGGGGTCATGGTGCTCGGGAAGCGGGTCATGTCCACGGTGGGGGAACGGATCACCCTGCTGACCAACACCCGCGGATTTTCCGTGGGCTTCGGAGCGGCTACCACGGTCTTAATGGCCTCGAACCTGGGCATGCCGGTGTCCACCACCCACGCTACGGTGGGCGGCGTGGTGGGAGTCGGGCTGGCCAGAGGGTTTGCCGCTGTGGATTTTCGCGTTCTGGGGAAAATCGTGATGTACTGGTTGCTCACGGTGCCTGTGGCGGCTTTTACTTCCGTGGTAATTTTTCAATTACTGCGCTGGTTCGTGCTTTAG
- a CDS encoding DUF47 domain-containing protein, with translation MRVRIPFLSMIGGRSPMDGLLEHYSQVEASMTIINESLLCYIGGGSSCKDFQILKQELDQLEDKADKIKRNTRNHLPRGLFMAVDKTLFLNYTRAQDNILDSAQDALDWLNIHTVKIPDALRTGGLTMVDGAIRTVELLKPALEGTLRLLHTDFADRQAVKDLYRAVRSQHNDVRKMKSMLFRELFSADMEFKDVFQLLHFFEYMHEMSHNAEGCADILRAMIAR, from the coding sequence ATGCGGGTTCGAATTCCTTTTTTGAGCATGATCGGCGGGCGCTCTCCCATGGACGGTCTGCTGGAGCACTACAGTCAGGTGGAAGCCTCCATGACGATCATCAACGAGTCCTTGTTGTGCTATATCGGGGGGGGCAGTTCGTGTAAGGATTTTCAGATCCTGAAGCAGGAACTGGATCAGCTTGAGGACAAGGCGGACAAGATCAAGCGCAATACCCGCAACCATTTGCCCCGCGGACTGTTCATGGCCGTGGATAAGACCTTGTTTTTGAACTATACTCGGGCCCAGGACAACATTCTGGATTCGGCCCAGGACGCCCTGGATTGGCTGAACATCCATACGGTGAAGATCCCCGACGCCTTGCGCACCGGCGGCCTGACCATGGTCGATGGGGCGATTCGAACCGTGGAGCTGCTCAAGCCGGCCCTGGAAGGAACGCTTCGCCTGCTCCATACGGACTTCGCTGACCGTCAGGCGGTCAAGGATCTCTACCGGGCCGTGCGTAGCCAGCACAACGATGTGCGCAAGATGAAGTCCATGTTGTTTCGGGAACTGTTCAGCGCGGATATGGAATTCAAGGACGTCTTCCAACTCCTGCATTTTTTCGAATACATGCACGAGATGAGCCACAACGCCGAAGGTTGCGCGGATATTTTGAGGGCGATGATCGCGCGGTAG
- a CDS encoding cytochrome ubiquinol oxidase subunit I, protein MSYPVWELYWAGGGLLIAIIAIIHVFIAHFAIGGGLFLVLTERKGLRENNQGILDYTRRHAKFFLIVTMVFGALTGVGIWFTISLVAPAATSQLIHTFVFAWAIEWVFFLAEIVAIFVYFYTFGKMEPRRHMLIGWLYFFFAWMSLFMINGIIGFMLTPGDWLTSRDFWDGFFNPSFWPALAFRTFIALILAGLYGFVTATWEKDPELRETLVRHCAKWLLVPFGFLLLSGWWYVSILPEGPKAMILGRNPEIVPYFQGFLWISALLFIGGLIMAVRMPAGIKRPMALILLAIGLFYMGSFEMIREAGRRPYVIYGHMYSNAIIKGTEDAITEAGYLQSAKWIQHREITEENKLAAGRELFRGQCSSCHSIDGPLNDIRPLTAKFGVFGMDAMISGIGRVYEYMPRFAGTPQERDALANFLVHAVHEREAPQPVQRPEQTAEVTIPPFDPDQDEYVLLAWCNLGEKCITDCDAHWSLLPPGSTLYAQLVRRDFQPEIVTENVVITYAAPPGSMDPASQVEFWDYADSLIGKDLPRNVGPTGMGLTGEMTLNPTFRTFMAGGIPVLPYADDGSLNPYPIFTFEARNAETGELLAMTQAIAPVSTEVGCHNCHGGTWRRDGAMGIAADTASDVLAVHDRRHGTTLLANAEQGSPVLCQSCHPDPLLSAEGDPQRLNLPAAIHGFHVHYLLDRPGPEPCHACHPTGPDSFTYCARGVHASEVGLTCTHCHGTLEDHALTLLKGEKQAGKPQAERLMRDLRPRVVSAVEDINPRTPWNDQPDCLSCHVDYERPASRDVSAFNDWVRGPSGLYRLRTDESGLMCQACHGPTHAEYPAVNAFHPDLDAIQPLQYQGTKGVIGSRDNCAVCHIEEMYYDFHHPNTVKY, encoded by the coding sequence ATGAGTTATCCGGTCTGGGAACTGTATTGGGCAGGCGGCGGCCTGCTCATCGCGATCATCGCCATTATCCACGTGTTCATCGCCCACTTCGCCATTGGCGGGGGGCTGTTTCTGGTGCTCACCGAGCGCAAGGGGTTGCGGGAAAACAACCAAGGCATCCTGGACTACACCCGCCGCCACGCCAAGTTTTTCCTGATCGTGACCATGGTCTTCGGAGCCCTGACCGGGGTGGGCATCTGGTTCACCATCTCCCTGGTCGCCCCGGCGGCCACTTCCCAGTTGATCCACACCTTTGTCTTTGCCTGGGCCATTGAGTGGGTCTTTTTCCTGGCCGAGATCGTGGCCATCTTCGTCTACTTCTACACCTTCGGCAAAATGGAGCCCCGCAGGCACATGCTCATCGGCTGGCTGTATTTCTTCTTTGCCTGGATGTCCCTGTTCATGATCAACGGGATCATCGGCTTCATGCTCACCCCCGGGGACTGGCTGACCAGCCGGGACTTCTGGGACGGTTTCTTCAACCCGTCCTTCTGGCCGGCCCTGGCCTTCCGGACCTTCATCGCCCTGATCCTGGCGGGGCTCTACGGCTTTGTCACCGCCACCTGGGAAAAGGACCCGGAACTGCGCGAAACCCTGGTCCGCCACTGCGCCAAGTGGCTGCTGGTTCCCTTCGGCTTTCTGCTGCTCTCCGGCTGGTGGTACGTGTCCATCCTGCCAGAGGGCCCCAAGGCCATGATCCTGGGCCGGAACCCGGAAATCGTGCCCTACTTTCAGGGTTTCCTGTGGATCTCGGCCCTGTTGTTCATAGGAGGCCTGATCATGGCCGTACGGATGCCCGCGGGGATCAAGCGGCCCATGGCCCTGATCCTGCTGGCCATCGGCCTGTTCTACATGGGCAGCTTCGAGATGATCCGCGAGGCCGGGCGTCGGCCCTACGTGATTTACGGCCACATGTACTCCAACGCCATCATCAAGGGCACGGAGGACGCCATTACTGAGGCCGGATACCTTCAGTCCGCCAAATGGATCCAGCACCGGGAGATCACCGAAGAAAACAAGCTGGCCGCCGGGCGGGAACTGTTCCGGGGCCAATGCTCGTCCTGCCATTCCATCGACGGACCGCTCAACGACATTCGCCCGCTGACCGCCAAGTTCGGGGTCTTCGGCATGGACGCGATGATCTCCGGGATCGGCCGGGTCTATGAATACATGCCCCGCTTCGCGGGCACGCCCCAGGAACGCGACGCCCTGGCCAACTTCCTGGTCCACGCGGTCCATGAGCGGGAAGCGCCCCAGCCTGTTCAAAGGCCGGAACAAACAGCCGAAGTGACCATCCCGCCCTTTGATCCGGACCAGGACGAATACGTGCTGCTGGCCTGGTGCAACCTGGGCGAGAAGTGCATCACGGACTGCGACGCCCACTGGTCCCTGCTGCCCCCGGGCAGCACGCTCTACGCCCAGCTGGTCCGCCGGGACTTCCAGCCTGAGATCGTCACCGAGAACGTGGTCATCACCTACGCCGCTCCTCCGGGTTCCATGGACCCGGCCTCCCAGGTGGAGTTCTGGGACTATGCGGATTCCCTGATCGGCAAGGACCTGCCGCGCAACGTGGGGCCCACCGGAATGGGACTGACCGGGGAAATGACCCTCAACCCAACCTTCCGGACCTTCATGGCAGGCGGGATCCCGGTCCTGCCCTACGCGGACGACGGTTCGCTGAACCCTTACCCGATCTTCACCTTCGAGGCCCGCAACGCCGAAACCGGGGAACTCCTGGCCATGACCCAGGCCATTGCTCCGGTCTCCACAGAGGTGGGCTGTCACAACTGTCACGGAGGAACCTGGCGGCGGGACGGAGCCATGGGCATTGCCGCGGACACGGCCTCGGACGTCCTGGCCGTGCATGACCGCCGCCACGGAACCACCCTGCTGGCCAATGCCGAGCAAGGCAGCCCGGTACTCTGCCAAAGCTGCCACCCGGATCCGCTGCTGAGCGCCGAAGGCGACCCCCAGCGACTGAACCTGCCAGCGGCCATCCACGGCTTCCACGTCCACTACCTGCTGGACCGACCCGGCCCGGAACCCTGCCACGCCTGCCACCCCACCGGCCCGGACAGCTTCACCTACTGCGCCCGAGGGGTCCACGCCAGCGAGGTCGGTCTGACCTGCACCCATTGCCACGGCACCCTGGAAGACCACGCCCTGACCCTGCTCAAGGGCGAAAAACAGGCCGGCAAGCCCCAGGCCGAACGGCTGATGCGCGACCTGCGGCCCCGGGTGGTCAGCGCGGTGGAGGACATCAACCCGCGCACTCCGTGGAACGACCAGCCGGACTGCCTGTCCTGCCACGTGGACTATGAACGCCCCGCGAGTCGCGACGTTTCCGCCTTCAACGACTGGGTCCGAGGCCCTTCGGGACTGTACCGTCTGCGCACCGACGAATCCGGCCTGATGTGCCAGGCCTGCCACGGCCCCACCCACGCCGAATACCCGGCCGTGAACGCATTCCACCCGGACCTGGACGCCATCCAGCCCTTGCAATACCAGGGCACCAAGGGCGTCATCGGCAGCCGGGACAACTGCGCGGTCTGTCACATTGAGGAAATGTACTACGACTTCCACCACCCGAATACGGTGAAGTATTGA
- a CDS encoding ParA family protein produces the protein MFDRAGIPQPVKESSMISLAVYNMKGGVGKTTTTVNLAYLCAREGRRTLIWDLDSQGAATFYLNVEPDAEMKAKQLLKAHKDMDALIRPTGYPRLDILPAGFQIRHLDALLEDEKKGRKRLVKIFETFSQRFDVVFLDCPPSISFLSETIFRSVDCLIMPVIPTVLAHKAYEQVRAYIRETTDHPLRILPFFSMFDWRKKIHREAFDQGTKPGGGYLRTCIPTRSVIERMGVHRAPLPVSSPKSDCVASYVDLWSEIKTNLKNPPRFDS, from the coding sequence ATGTTCGACCGCGCTGGCATCCCTCAACCGGTCAAGGAGTCCAGCATGATCAGCCTCGCGGTTTACAACATGAAAGGCGGAGTCGGAAAGACCACGACCACGGTCAACCTTGCGTATCTCTGCGCACGGGAAGGGAGGCGGACATTGATCTGGGACCTGGATTCCCAAGGCGCGGCCACATTCTACCTGAACGTCGAGCCGGACGCGGAAATGAAGGCCAAGCAACTCCTCAAAGCGCACAAGGATATGGACGCCCTGATCCGCCCCACGGGATATCCCCGCCTGGACATCCTCCCGGCCGGCTTTCAGATTCGTCACCTGGACGCCCTGCTGGAGGATGAAAAGAAAGGCCGGAAGCGTCTCGTCAAGATCTTCGAGACGTTCAGTCAGCGCTTCGACGTCGTTTTCCTGGACTGCCCGCCCAGCATTTCCTTCTTGTCCGAGACCATCTTTCGATCCGTGGACTGCCTGATCATGCCGGTCATCCCCACGGTCCTCGCCCACAAGGCCTATGAACAGGTCCGCGCCTATATCCGGGAAACAACGGACCACCCGCTGCGCATCCTGCCGTTTTTTTCCATGTTCGACTGGCGCAAGAAAATCCATCGCGAGGCTTTTGACCAGGGCACCAAGCCCGGCGGCGGCTACCTGCGCACCTGCATCCCCACGCGATCCGTCATCGAACGGATGGGAGTCCATCGCGCTCCATTGCCGGTCTCCAGCCCGAAATCGGACTGCGTTGCGTCCTACGTCGACCTTTGGTCGGAAATCAAAACCAACCTCAAAAACCCCCCCCGCTTTGATTCGTGA
- a CDS encoding response regulator, whose protein sequence is MDGFEVCKCKQLTMSPTTSPIPVIFVTAKREMEDETRGFDLGPWRDIGDGRESMKDHEGGTPKQKWLPGRQVRARGAIAEWRCGWNIAWVKKSRMSTGLHSRDNFNRLSREGSVMLVHAVKAARIRT, encoded by the coding sequence ATGGACGGTTTCGAAGTATGTAAATGTAAACAGCTGACAATGAGCCCGACCACCTCGCCCATTCCGGTGATCTTTGTTACGGCCAAACGGGAAATGGAGGATGAAACTCGCGGATTCGACCTTGGGCCGTGGCGGGATATTGGCGATGGCCGAGAGAGTATGAAGGATCACGAAGGCGGTACACCGAAACAAAAATGGCTCCCCGGGAGGCAAGTTCGAGCCCGAGGAGCCATTGCGGAATGGAGGTGCGGTTGGAATATCGCCTGGGTAAAAAAATCCCGCATGTCGACGGGATTACATTCTCGTGACAATTTCAATCGCCTTTCACGTGAAGGAAGCGTGATGTTGGTGCATGCGGTCAAAGCAGCCCGGATCAGGACTTAG
- a CDS encoding Na/Pi cotransporter family protein: MLIEILGTMTAGLGLFFIGVKLVGDHLKQLSGRKFRKIVTKAVNNPVRGALLGVLAGAATQSTNAVAYIATSMTTAGLMSLRGAMPVVIWANLGTSALVLAATVDIRVLVLYLLGMVGAAFYFNLDRSSRFRHLIGALLGVALLFLGLQFIKQGAAPLREMQAVRDLLELGADSYLMAFGIGAALTLVAQSSATVSIVAVAMTSVGLLTMPQTMMVIYGAGLGSAESLWFLSSNLSGTSRRIVLQQIILKLASTAIMLVLFGLEQWRNIPLIQALTSWITPSISLRAAWVYLLQQLLGCITASLLLGPTLKLLARLAPATREEELARPVFLYDQALGDAETALDLVSREQNRLFGDLHGYIVTADHFAEPTPRDVLALYRGNTGVSREIDLFLAELIDRNQDRQTMHRILNHQARNRVLDDLRESLFTLGRTLEPTDDGREPTSLAHTLAEGMHVILRTMADTLNSSEKIDLDENEATMLTALTSDRSALMERLRHDLLGHGEKLPHSVQESLFAATSLFERTIWLLGRYIALVVPIGAFDIARHQGTENGTRR; encoded by the coding sequence ATGCTGATCGAAATCCTGGGGACGATGACGGCCGGGCTGGGGCTGTTTTTCATCGGCGTCAAGCTGGTGGGGGACCATCTCAAGCAACTCAGCGGTCGCAAGTTCCGGAAGATCGTGACCAAGGCCGTGAACAACCCGGTACGAGGCGCTTTGCTGGGCGTTCTGGCCGGGGCCGCCACTCAAAGCACCAACGCCGTGGCCTACATCGCCACGAGCATGACCACGGCCGGACTCATGTCCTTACGCGGCGCGATGCCCGTGGTCATCTGGGCCAATCTGGGCACTTCGGCCCTGGTGCTCGCGGCCACGGTGGATATCCGCGTTCTGGTCCTGTACCTGCTGGGCATGGTCGGCGCGGCGTTCTACTTCAATCTGGACAGATCAAGTCGATTCCGGCATCTGATCGGCGCGCTGCTGGGCGTGGCCCTGCTGTTTCTGGGGTTGCAGTTCATCAAGCAAGGCGCTGCCCCGCTCCGGGAAATGCAGGCAGTGCGGGATCTGCTGGAACTGGGGGCGGACTCCTACCTCATGGCCTTCGGCATCGGCGCGGCCCTGACCCTGGTCGCCCAGTCCTCGGCGACGGTTTCCATCGTGGCCGTGGCCATGACCAGCGTCGGCCTGCTGACCATGCCCCAGACCATGATGGTCATCTACGGAGCGGGACTGGGATCAGCCGAAAGCCTCTGGTTTCTCTCCAGCAACCTCTCCGGCACTTCCCGACGGATCGTTCTGCAGCAGATCATCCTCAAGCTCGCCTCCACGGCGATCATGCTCGTCCTGTTCGGACTGGAGCAGTGGCGCAACATCCCCCTGATCCAGGCGCTGACCTCATGGATCACTCCCTCCATCAGCCTGCGCGCCGCCTGGGTCTATCTGTTGCAACAACTGCTGGGCTGCATCACGGCCTCCCTGCTTCTGGGACCGACCCTCAAACTGCTGGCCAGACTGGCGCCGGCCACACGGGAAGAAGAACTGGCCAGACCGGTCTTTTTGTACGATCAGGCCCTGGGCGACGCCGAAACCGCTCTGGATCTGGTGAGCAGGGAGCAAAACCGCCTCTTCGGAGACTTGCACGGGTATATCGTCACGGCAGACCATTTCGCTGAGCCGACCCCAAGGGATGTCCTGGCCCTGTACCGCGGCAATACGGGCGTATCCCGCGAAATCGACCTGTTTCTGGCCGAGCTGATTGACCGCAACCAAGACCGCCAAACCATGCACCGCATTCTGAACCATCAGGCCCGCAACAGGGTGCTCGATGACCTCCGGGAAAGCCTTTTTACCCTGGGTCGAACCCTGGAACCCACGGACGACGGGCGCGAACCGACCAGCTTGGCGCACACCCTGGCCGAGGGCATGCACGTCATCCTGCGCACCATGGCCGACACGCTGAATTCGTCGGAAAAAATCGACCTCGACGAGAACGAGGCGACCATGCTGACGGCCCTGACCTCTGACCGCTCCGCGCTCATGGAACGCCTGCGCCACGACCTCCTGGGCCACGGCGAAAAACTGCCGCATTCCGTCCAGGAATCCCTGTTCGCGGCCACCAGCCTCTTTGAACGGACCATCTGGCTGCTGGGCCGCTACATCGCCCTGGTCGTTCCCATCGGCGCGTTCGACATCGCACGGCATCAAGGCACGGAAAACGGCACGCGCAGGTGA
- a CDS encoding PhoH family protein — MEPRQKNYFIDTNVLLDDPESIAILRNGMENRIFIPHTVLEELDKHKTDSRLGHQAQQALSYLLEHKEEFDLLERGPEGNTASCLADNRILDEILLASVEAPILVTNDKTMRIKAHKLGMQSEPYFRANPFYRNESQRYTGFIAEGEDIVMNSFSWENGKPVFNGPEERRTISHQHKIWNVAPRNVYQNLAMELLLSPDIDLVTLESEAGFGKTFLSLAAALHLVLSEKRHHKIYIIKPYVEIGRSMGYLPGAVSEKMAPYVRNIRDLILKLHAIRPANKLFIDPEAPIPEFDIKRLEILPLAFIRGMNIEDAVVIVDEAQNMSRLEARALLSRMCGNTKVFMMGDSRQVDAPYNSEFNNALNWTVRKLKGMDRYAHLVLKGAHSRGPIADMVLASSL; from the coding sequence ATGGAACCACGCCAAAAAAACTACTTCATCGACACCAACGTGCTTCTGGATGATCCGGAAAGCATCGCCATCCTGCGCAACGGGATGGAAAACAGAATTTTCATCCCCCATACCGTGCTTGAAGAGCTGGACAAGCACAAGACCGACTCCCGGCTGGGGCATCAGGCCCAGCAGGCCTTGTCGTATCTTCTGGAGCACAAGGAGGAATTCGACCTGCTGGAACGAGGCCCGGAAGGCAACACCGCCTCCTGCCTGGCCGACAACAGGATTCTCGACGAGATCCTGCTGGCCTCGGTGGAAGCGCCGATCCTGGTGACCAACGACAAGACCATGCGCATCAAGGCGCACAAGCTGGGCATGCAGAGCGAGCCCTATTTTCGGGCCAATCCGTTTTACAGGAATGAATCCCAGAGATACACCGGCTTCATTGCCGAGGGCGAAGACATCGTCATGAATTCCTTTTCCTGGGAAAACGGCAAGCCCGTGTTCAACGGCCCGGAGGAACGCCGGACCATCAGCCATCAGCACAAGATCTGGAACGTCGCGCCCCGCAACGTTTACCAGAACCTGGCCATGGAACTGCTGCTCTCCCCGGACATCGACCTGGTCACCCTGGAATCCGAAGCCGGATTCGGCAAGACCTTCCTCTCCCTGGCCGCGGCCCTGCACTTGGTGCTGAGCGAGAAACGCCATCACAAGATCTATATTATCAAGCCCTATGTGGAGATCGGTCGGTCCATGGGCTATCTGCCCGGGGCGGTCAGCGAGAAAATGGCCCCCTACGTGCGCAACATCCGCGACCTGATCCTGAAACTGCACGCCATCCGCCCGGCGAACAAGCTGTTCATCGATCCCGAAGCGCCCATTCCCGAGTTCGACATCAAACGCCTGGAAATCCTGCCTCTGGCCTTTATCCGCGGCATGAACATCGAAGACGCGGTGGTCATCGTGGACGAGGCCCAGAACATGTCCCGGTTGGAGGCCAGGGCCTTGCTGTCCCGGATGTGCGGGAACACCAAGGTGTTCATGATGGGCGACTCCCGCCAGGTGGACGCGCCCTATAATTCGGAGTTCAACAACGCCCTGAACTGGACCGTGCGCAAGCTCAAGGGCATGGATCGCTACGCCCACCTGGTGCTCAAGGGCGCCCACTCCCGAGGACCCATCGCGGACATGGTCCTGGCCTCCAGCCTGTAG
- the phnW gene encoding 2-aminoethylphosphonate--pyruvate transaminase gives MEPSQIEIPDNPYLLLTPGPLSTSHGVRAAMLRDWCTWDAEYNDIVQVIRKRLTCLATPASGYTTVLMQGSGTFSVEACLGTVVPHHGKLLVLSNGHYGDRIAIIAKRLLIPFDVLDFGDTGPLDMEAVNNTLREDRAISHVAMVHCETSTGMLNPVQDVGDLAIRHHRSLIVDAMSSFGGIPMNVNNLWVDYLISGPNKCLQGVPGFGFVVARQSQLEQCAGNARSLSLDLFDQWLEMEHRAGKWWFTSPTHVVRAFAQALVELEAEGGVEARHARYVQNQAILAQGMRELGFATLLADEHQSPIITAFLSPSHPGYEFGRFHAELKQRGFVIYPGKVTKTDTFRIGNIGHVFPDDILALLQAVRESMYWA, from the coding sequence ATGGAACCGAGCCAGATTGAAATCCCGGACAATCCCTATTTGTTGTTGACTCCGGGGCCGTTGTCCACCTCCCACGGAGTGCGTGCCGCCATGCTGCGCGACTGGTGCACCTGGGACGCGGAATACAACGACATTGTCCAGGTCATCCGGAAGCGGTTGACATGTCTGGCCACTCCGGCCTCCGGATACACCACCGTCCTGATGCAGGGCAGTGGGACGTTCAGCGTTGAAGCCTGCCTCGGCACGGTTGTTCCCCACCACGGCAAGCTGCTGGTCCTGTCCAACGGACACTACGGGGACCGGATCGCCATTATCGCCAAACGGCTGCTGATTCCCTTCGATGTCTTGGATTTCGGCGACACCGGACCGCTGGATATGGAAGCGGTCAACAATACGCTTCGAGAGGATCGGGCCATCTCCCACGTGGCCATGGTCCACTGCGAGACATCCACCGGCATGCTCAACCCCGTTCAGGACGTAGGCGATCTGGCGATCCGCCACCACCGGTCCCTGATCGTGGACGCCATGAGCAGCTTTGGCGGAATCCCCATGAACGTAAATAATCTCTGGGTGGATTATCTGATCAGCGGCCCGAACAAATGTCTCCAGGGCGTACCCGGATTCGGTTTTGTCGTGGCCAGGCAAAGTCAATTGGAGCAGTGCGCAGGGAATGCACGCTCCCTCAGCCTTGACCTGTTTGATCAGTGGCTGGAAATGGAGCACCGTGCAGGCAAATGGTGGTTCACGTCGCCGACGCACGTGGTCCGGGCCTTTGCCCAGGCCCTGGTGGAGCTGGAGGCCGAAGGCGGCGTCGAGGCCCGACATGCCAGATATGTCCAAAACCAGGCCATCCTCGCCCAGGGCATGCGCGAACTGGGATTTGCAACGCTGCTTGCGGATGAACACCAATCCCCGATCATCACGGCCTTTCTTTCTCCCTCCCATCCCGGCTACGAATTCGGTCGATTCCATGCGGAACTCAAGCAGCGCGGATTCGTGATCTACCCGGGCAAAGTCACCAAGACGGACACATTCCGCATCGGCAACATCGGCCACGTCTTCCCCGACGACATCCTCGCCCTGCTCCAGGCGGTGCGGGAATCCATGTATTGGGCATGA